In Chitinivibrionia bacterium, the DNA window GGTTGGATAATGGTAAACAAAGTTATGACGGACGCTCAAGCATCGCAGTCGCGGGCGCAAATAATTTCAGGTTCGCCATACCTCGGCGCAGTTGTCCGCGAAGTCCCCGAACTCGGCTTTGACGCAGGTTTTGCGTTTGTTCAAGTGCCCCGAAGAATTACCGTAAAAAACGACAGCGCAGGCGGCGATTTACGTTTTAACGACGTAAAAATAGGCAACAGTTTTGGTCCCAGAGTAAAAATCAGCGCAAATATGGCTCGTTTAGGCGTTCCGATTTCGCAACTTTGGGTAAATTTAAGCCTCGAATATCTTTGGGGAAGTGCGGACGGCTCAGTTTTTCTCCACGGACAAGATATTCGTTTATCAAACACCGAAAGCTATGGCGGCGAATTGTCGTTTACTAAAAAATGGTATATCAGACGTTTTGTTATCGCTCCCGAAGCAGGTTTTGGCGTTAAAAGAGTTTTGCTTAAAACCGATGAAGTTCGCGCAACTTGGACGCCTGGGCAAAACCCTTGGCTTACTCAATTCGCGTATTCTCAATGGTCTGTCGGAGCAATTGCAAATTTAGGTGTGGAAATCGCAATCTCACCTTTGGTTAACATAGGAAGTTTTGCAGGAGTAAATGCCTTTACAGGCAATAATCAATGGTCTCTTACGTGGCTTAACAGAGACAATAAATGGGAAGATTTTGTAGATTTAACTGACAGAAAAAGCGGCGATTTTCGCCTTAATAATATGGGAATGTCTTGGGGAATTTATTTTTCAATGGCTATTCCGAGTGGAAACAGATAAAAAAAGGAGTGCATAATGGCAAAATTTGCAATAGGCGTCGGGTCGGCGTTAATGGACATAATACTGTTGGAAAGCGACGGTTTTCTTGCAGACAACAAAATCACAAAAGGCGGAATGACGCTTGTTGAGGCGGATTACGCCGACAACCTTTTGGCAAAAACACCGAACAAACCGATAATCGCCCCCGGCGGCTCGGCTTGCAACACCATTATAGGTTTAGGGCGTTTAAGCGGAAAAGCAAAATTTATCGGTTGTTGCGGTGTGGATGAATTAAGCGAAAAATATCGCAACGCGCTCGCCAAAAACAATGTCGAGGCGCAACTTACCGCAACCGATAAAGCTGCAACTGGACGAGTGGTTTCGGTGGTCACTCCCGACGCGCAACGTTCTATGCTCACATATTTGGGCGCAAGCGGCTACACAGACCCCGCGCTTTTCACCCCCGAAATTTTTGCGGGAGCGTCTCTTGTTCATATTGAAGGATACTTAATTTTCAACGAAAAACTTTTGCGCGCAGTTTTAGACGCCGCCAAAAAAGCAGGCTTAAAAATTTCTATGGATTTAGCAAGTTTCAACGTTGTGGAAAGCAATTTGGATTTAGTAAAATCACTCGTTAAAGAATACGTGGACATTGTCTTGGCTAACGAAGACGAAGCAAGAGCATACAGCGGAACATCAGACGAAAAAGCAGCGCTCGACATTATCGCAAAAGACTGCGAAATCGCCGTGGTCAAAGTCGGAAAACGCGGAAGTTTCGTGAAAAAAGACGGCATTGTGTACGAAATCGCTCCCGTAGGCAGTGAGACGGCAAAAGACACAACGGGCGCAGGCGACTTGTGGGCAAGCGGCTTTCTTTACGGCGTAATAAACGGACTTTCTATGGAAAAAGCGGGCGCAATAGGCTCACTCTGCGGCTACGAAGTTTGCCGAGTATTCGGCGCGCACATCCCCGACGAACGTTGGGATGC includes these proteins:
- a CDS encoding adenosine kinase, producing the protein MAKFAIGVGSALMDIILLESDGFLADNKITKGGMTLVEADYADNLLAKTPNKPIIAPGGSACNTIIGLGRLSGKAKFIGCCGVDELSEKYRNALAKNNVEAQLTATDKAATGRVVSVVTPDAQRSMLTYLGASGYTDPALFTPEIFAGASLVHIEGYLIFNEKLLRAVLDAAKKAGLKISMDLASFNVVESNLDLVKSLVKEYVDIVLANEDEARAYSGTSDEKAALDIIAKDCEIAVVKVGKRGSFVKKDGIVYEIAPVGSETAKDTTGAGDLWASGFLYGVINGLSMEKAGAIGSLCGYEVCRVFGAHIPDERWDAILKEI